From Streptomyces sp. 6-11-2, one genomic window encodes:
- a CDS encoding electron transfer flavoprotein subunit alpha/FixB family protein translates to MAEVLVYVDHVDGAVRKPTLELLTLARRIGEPVAVALGAGAADTAATLAEHGAAKVLTHDAPEYADYLVVPKVDALQAAVEAVSPAAVLVPSSAEGKEIAARLALRIGSGIITDAVDLEAGDEGPVATQSVFAASYSTKSRVSKGTPVITVKPNSAAVEAAPAAGAVEALNVSFSAQATGTKVTGRTPRESTGRPELTEAAIVVSGGRGVNGAENFAVIEALADSLGAAVGASRAAVDAGWYPHTSQVGQTGKSVSPQLYIANGISGAIQHRAGMQTSKTIVAVNKDSEAPIFDLVDYGVVGDLFAVVPQLTEEIKARKG, encoded by the coding sequence ATGGCTGAAGTCCTCGTCTACGTCGACCACGTGGACGGTGCCGTCCGCAAGCCGACCCTGGAGCTGCTGACCCTGGCCCGCCGCATCGGCGAGCCGGTCGCCGTCGCCCTCGGCGCGGGTGCCGCGGACACCGCCGCGACGCTCGCCGAGCACGGCGCGGCGAAGGTCCTCACCCACGACGCGCCCGAGTACGCCGACTACCTGGTCGTGCCGAAGGTGGACGCCCTCCAGGCCGCGGTCGAGGCCGTCTCCCCGGCCGCCGTGCTCGTCCCGTCCTCCGCCGAGGGCAAGGAGATCGCCGCCCGCCTGGCGCTGCGCATCGGTTCCGGCATCATCACCGACGCCGTCGACCTGGAGGCCGGCGACGAGGGTCCGGTGGCCACCCAGTCGGTGTTCGCCGCCTCGTACAGCACCAAGTCCCGTGTCTCCAAGGGCACCCCGGTCATCACCGTCAAGCCGAACTCGGCCGCCGTGGAGGCCGCCCCGGCCGCCGGTGCGGTCGAGGCCCTCAACGTGTCCTTCTCCGCCCAGGCGACCGGCACCAAGGTCACCGGCCGGACGCCGCGTGAGTCGACCGGGCGTCCGGAGCTGACCGAGGCCGCGATCGTGGTCTCCGGCGGCCGTGGCGTGAACGGCGCGGAGAACTTCGCGGTCATCGAGGCGCTCGCCGACTCCCTCGGCGCGGCCGTCGGCGCCTCGCGTGCCGCCGTCGACGCCGGCTGGTACCCGCACACCAGCCAGGTCGGCCAGACCGGCAAGTCCGTGTCCCCGCAGCTGTACATCGCCAACGGCATCTCCGGCGCGATCCAGCACCGGGCCGGCATGCAGACCTCGAAGACGATCGTCGCGGTCAACAAGGACTCCGAGGCCCCGATCTTCGACCTGGTCGACTACGGCGTGGTCGGCGACCTGTTCGCGGTCGTCCCGCAGCTCACCGAGGAGATCAAGGCCCGCAAGGGCTGA
- a CDS encoding LacI family DNA-binding transcriptional regulator: protein MPETARRADRPADHPHRGSGNRYGSRPTMKDVAARAGVGLKTVSRVVNGEPGVTPDTERRVQDAIAALGFRRNDSARVLRKGRTSSVGLVLEDLADPFYGPLSRAVEEVARAHGALLINGSSAEDPEREQELALALCARRVDGLVVIPAGDDHRYLEPEIKAGVATVFVDRPAGNIEADVVLSDNFGGARDGVAHLIAHGHRRIGFIGDMPRIHTAAERLRGYRAAMQDAGIAVEDSWMSLGVTDPERVRRAAETMLSGPDPVTAVFAGNNRVTVTVIRVLAEQARRVALVGFDDIELADLLQPGVTVVAQDAAALGRTAAERLFRQLDGTLLAPERIELPTRLVTRGSGELPPSD from the coding sequence GTGCCCGAGACCGCCCGTCGAGCAGACCGCCCCGCAGACCACCCGCATCGCGGCTCCGGGAACCGCTACGGCAGCCGTCCGACGATGAAGGACGTGGCGGCACGCGCGGGCGTCGGCTTGAAGACCGTCTCCCGCGTGGTCAACGGCGAGCCCGGGGTCACCCCGGACACGGAGCGGCGCGTCCAGGACGCCATCGCGGCCCTGGGCTTCCGCCGCAACGACAGCGCGCGGGTGCTGCGCAAGGGCCGTACGTCGAGCGTGGGCCTGGTCCTGGAAGACCTAGCCGACCCGTTCTACGGGCCGCTGAGCCGCGCGGTGGAGGAGGTGGCCCGCGCCCACGGCGCCCTGCTCATCAACGGCTCCAGCGCGGAGGACCCGGAGCGCGAGCAGGAACTGGCGCTGGCACTGTGCGCACGGCGGGTGGACGGGCTGGTCGTGATCCCGGCCGGTGACGACCACCGGTATCTGGAGCCGGAGATCAAGGCGGGCGTCGCGACCGTGTTCGTGGACCGTCCGGCCGGGAACATCGAAGCCGACGTCGTACTGTCGGACAACTTCGGCGGCGCCCGCGACGGCGTCGCCCACCTGATCGCCCACGGCCACCGCCGGATCGGCTTCATCGGCGACATGCCCCGCATCCACACGGCCGCCGAGCGTCTGCGCGGCTACCGGGCGGCGATGCAGGACGCGGGCATAGCGGTCGAGGACTCCTGGATGTCGCTGGGCGTCACGGACCCGGAACGGGTGCGCCGCGCCGCCGAGACGATGCTGTCCGGGCCCGATCCGGTCACCGCGGTCTTCGCGGGCAACAACCGGGTGACCGTCACCGTGATCCGCGTGCTGGCCGAGCAGGCGCGCCGGGTCGCCCTCGTCGGCTTCGACGACATCGAACTGGCCGATCTGCTCCAGCCGGGCGTCACCGTCGTCGCCCAGGACGCGGCGGCCCTCGGCCGGACCGCCGCCGAGCGCCTCTTCCGCCAGCTGGACGGCACCCTCCTCGCCCCGGAACGCATCGAACTCCCGACCCGGCTGGTCACCCGCGGCTCGGGCGAACTGCCACCGTCGGACTGA
- a CDS encoding low specificity L-threonine aldolase: protein MNPPRTDARRHHDPEVRGFASDNYAGVHPEVLAALAVANGGHQVAYGEDDYTENLQRIVRSHFGATAEAFPVFNGTGANVVALQAVTDRWGAVICAESAHINVDEGGAPERMGGLKLLTVPTPDGKLTPELIDRQAYGWEDEHRAMPQAVSITQSTELGTLYTPEEIRAICEHAHARGMKVHLDGSRIANAAASLDVPMRTFTNAVGVDILSLGGTKNGAMFGEAVVVLNQDSVRQMKHIRKMSMQLASKMRFVSVQLEALLAKDLWLRNARHANEMAQRLAEGVRAVHGVEILYPVQANGVFAKLPHEVSERLQKRFRFYFWDEAEGVVRWMCAFDTTEDDVDTFVAAVKEEMAR from the coding sequence GTGAACCCTCCCAGGACCGACGCGCGTCGCCATCACGACCCCGAGGTCCGCGGGTTCGCCAGCGACAACTACGCCGGGGTCCACCCGGAGGTGCTCGCCGCCCTGGCCGTGGCCAACGGCGGGCACCAGGTCGCGTACGGCGAGGACGACTACACCGAGAACCTCCAGCGGATCGTCCGCAGCCACTTCGGCGCCACCGCGGAGGCGTTCCCGGTGTTCAACGGAACCGGCGCGAACGTCGTGGCGCTCCAGGCGGTCACCGACCGCTGGGGCGCGGTGATCTGCGCGGAGAGCGCGCACATCAACGTCGACGAGGGCGGCGCCCCCGAGCGCATGGGCGGCCTGAAGCTGCTCACCGTGCCCACGCCCGACGGCAAGCTCACCCCCGAGCTGATCGACCGGCAGGCGTACGGCTGGGAGGACGAGCACCGGGCGATGCCGCAGGCCGTCTCGATCACCCAGAGCACCGAACTCGGCACCCTCTACACGCCCGAGGAGATCCGCGCCATCTGCGAGCACGCGCACGCGCGGGGCATGAAGGTGCACCTGGACGGCTCCCGCATCGCCAACGCGGCCGCCTCCCTGGACGTGCCGATGCGGACGTTCACCAACGCCGTCGGCGTCGACATCCTCTCCCTGGGCGGGACGAAGAACGGCGCGATGTTCGGCGAGGCGGTCGTGGTCCTCAACCAGGACTCCGTCCGCCAGATGAAGCACATCCGCAAGATGAGCATGCAGCTCGCCTCCAAGATGCGTTTCGTGTCGGTGCAGTTGGAGGCGCTGCTCGCCAAGGACCTGTGGCTGCGCAACGCCCGGCACGCCAACGAGATGGCGCAGCGGCTCGCGGAAGGCGTGCGCGCCGTGCACGGCGTGGAGATCCTCTACCCGGTGCAGGCCAACGGGGTCTTCGCCAAGCTCCCGCACGAGGTGAGCGAGCGCCTGCAGAAGCGGTTCCGCTTCTACTTCTGGGACGAGGCGGAGGGCGTCGTGCGCTGGATGTGCGCCTTCGACACCACCGAGGACGACGTGGACACGTTCGTGGCCGCGGTGAAGGAGGAGATGGCGCGCTAG
- a CDS encoding aldolase/citrate lyase family protein — protein sequence MGQGQQENVATSLAGAVSEEISASLAPVDAELERLYPGDPGTRQPVHTVYVPGDVFDAGTIRSWGDQALAALDEHAPDAASFAAVLGLSDELAAPVYDRVRAKLEREPVEDLRIDFEDGYGPRPDAEEDEAAARAARLVAEAHRNGTAAPYMGIRMKCLEAAVRDRGIRTLDIFLTGLMADGGLPEGLVLTLPKVTYPEQVTAMARLLEAFEKAHGLAPGRLGFELQIETSQSILAVDGTATVARMIQAAEGRATGLHYGTFDYSACLGVSAAYQASDHPAADYAKAVMQVAAAGTGVRVSDGSTNVLPVGPTEKVHDAWRLHFGLTRRALARAYYQGWDMHPGHIPTRYAAVFAFYREGFEQAAARLARYVSRAGGEVMDEPATAKALSGYLLRGLDCGALDSAEVARLTGLTRADLESFSAPRRGDLTASAQ from the coding sequence ATGGGTCAGGGCCAGCAGGAGAACGTGGCGACGAGCCTCGCGGGCGCTGTCAGCGAGGAGATCAGCGCCTCCCTCGCGCCGGTCGACGCCGAACTGGAGCGCCTCTACCCGGGCGACCCCGGTACCCGCCAGCCCGTGCACACCGTCTACGTGCCCGGCGACGTCTTCGACGCCGGCACCATCCGCTCCTGGGGCGACCAGGCGCTCGCCGCGCTCGACGAACACGCCCCGGACGCGGCCTCCTTCGCCGCCGTCCTCGGCCTGAGCGACGAACTGGCCGCTCCCGTGTACGACCGCGTCCGCGCCAAGCTGGAGCGGGAGCCCGTCGAGGACCTGCGGATCGACTTCGAGGACGGCTACGGCCCCCGCCCGGACGCGGAGGAGGACGAGGCGGCCGCCCGCGCGGCCAGGCTGGTCGCCGAGGCGCACCGGAACGGAACGGCCGCCCCCTACATGGGCATCCGCATGAAGTGTCTGGAGGCGGCGGTCCGCGACCGGGGCATCCGCACCCTCGACATCTTCCTCACCGGCCTGATGGCGGACGGGGGCCTGCCCGAGGGGCTGGTCCTGACTCTGCCGAAGGTGACCTATCCCGAGCAGGTCACCGCCATGGCCCGGCTGCTCGAGGCCTTCGAGAAGGCCCATGGGCTGGCGCCCGGCCGCCTCGGCTTCGAGCTCCAGATCGAGACCAGCCAGTCCATCCTCGCCGTCGACGGCACCGCCACCGTCGCCCGGATGATCCAGGCCGCCGAGGGCCGCGCGACCGGACTGCACTACGGCACCTTCGACTACAGCGCCTGCCTCGGTGTCTCCGCCGCCTACCAGGCCAGCGACCACCCGGCCGCCGACTACGCCAAGGCCGTGATGCAGGTCGCCGCGGCAGGCACGGGCGTACGCGTCTCGGACGGCTCCACCAACGTCCTGCCGGTCGGCCCGACCGAGAAGGTGCACGACGCCTGGCGGCTGCACTTCGGCCTCACCCGCCGCGCCCTGGCCCGCGCCTACTACCAGGGCTGGGACATGCATCCCGGCCACATCCCCACCCGGTACGCGGCCGTGTTCGCCTTCTACCGCGAGGGCTTCGAGCAGGCGGCGGCCCGCCTGGCCCGCTACGTCAGCCGTGCCGGCGGCGAGGTCATGGACGAGCCCGCCACCGCCAAGGCGCTCAGCGGCTACCTGCTGCGCGGCCTGGACTGCGGCGCCCTCGACTCCGCCGAGGTCGCCCGGCTCACCGGCCTGACCCGCGCCGACCTGGAGTCCTTCTCCGCCCCGCGCCGCGGCGACCTGACCGCCTCGGCGCAGTAG
- a CDS encoding electron transfer flavoprotein subunit beta/FixA family protein, whose amino-acid sequence MSLRIVVTVKYVPDATGDRHFADDLTVDRDDVDGLLSELDEYAVEQALQIAENADEAEVTVLTVGPEDAKDALRKALSMGADKAIHVEDDDLHGTDAIGTSLVLAKAIEKAGYDLVISGMASTDGSMGVVPALLAERLGVPQVTLLAEVSVEDGTVKGRRDGDAASEQLEASLPAVVSVTDQSGEARYPSFKGIMAAKKKPVQSWDLSDLDIDEDEVGLENAWTAVDSATERPARTAGTIVKDEGEGGKQLAEFLASQKFI is encoded by the coding sequence GTGAGCTTGAGGATCGTTGTCACTGTGAAGTACGTGCCCGACGCCACTGGCGACCGGCACTTCGCCGATGACCTGACCGTCGACCGGGACGACGTGGACGGTCTGCTCTCCGAGCTGGACGAGTACGCGGTCGAGCAGGCGCTGCAGATCGCGGAGAACGCCGACGAGGCTGAGGTCACCGTTCTGACGGTGGGTCCGGAGGACGCCAAGGACGCGCTGCGCAAGGCGCTTTCGATGGGCGCCGACAAGGCGATCCACGTCGAGGACGACGACCTGCACGGCACGGACGCCATCGGCACCTCGCTGGTGCTGGCCAAGGCGATCGAGAAGGCCGGCTACGACCTGGTGATCTCCGGCATGGCCTCCACCGACGGCTCCATGGGCGTGGTCCCGGCGCTGCTGGCCGAGCGCCTGGGCGTGCCGCAGGTGACGCTGCTGGCCGAGGTGTCGGTCGAGGACGGCACCGTGAAGGGCCGCCGGGACGGCGACGCCGCCTCGGAGCAGCTCGAGGCGTCCCTGCCCGCGGTGGTCTCGGTCACCGACCAGTCGGGCGAGGCCCGTTACCCGTCCTTCAAGGGCATCATGGCGGCCAAGAAGAAGCCGGTTCAGTCCTGGGACCTGTCCGACCTGGACATCGACGAGGACGAGGTCGGTCTGGAGAACGCCTGGACGGCCGTCGACTCCGCCACGGAGCGCCCGGCCCGCACCGCCGGCACGATCGTCAAGGACGAGGGCGAGGGCGGCAAGCAGCTCGCCGAGTTCCTCGCGAGCCAGAAGTTCATCTGA
- a CDS encoding B3/4 domain-containing protein yields the protein MAPTLTVSDEVRALTPGFTHVAVEAHGLVGGPSTDASSALLDEAARRLAARLEGRAPHEDPHMAAWRETYTAFGSKPSRTRNSAEALARRAVTDAGLPRINLLVDLYNAISVAHLIPVGGEDLDRIEGGMRLVRASGEEDFVTVAGGEETVEHPDAGEVVWCDEAGVTCRRWNWRQGPRTRLTEQTASGIFLLESLPPMPVAEVEAAAAELAELLEKFSPGAEVTVRPPAS from the coding sequence ATGGCACCGACGCTCACCGTGTCCGACGAGGTACGCGCACTCACGCCCGGCTTCACCCACGTGGCCGTCGAGGCCCACGGGCTGGTGGGCGGACCGAGCACCGATGCCTCCTCGGCGCTCCTCGACGAGGCCGCACGCCGTCTGGCGGCGCGGCTGGAGGGGCGCGCCCCGCACGAGGACCCGCACATGGCCGCCTGGCGCGAGACCTACACGGCGTTCGGCTCCAAGCCCTCCCGTACCCGCAACTCGGCGGAGGCGCTGGCCCGGCGGGCGGTGACCGACGCCGGACTGCCCCGTATCAACCTGCTCGTCGATCTCTACAACGCCATCAGCGTCGCCCATCTCATCCCGGTCGGAGGCGAGGACCTCGACCGGATCGAGGGCGGTATGCGCCTGGTGCGGGCCAGCGGCGAGGAGGACTTCGTGACCGTCGCGGGCGGCGAGGAGACCGTCGAACACCCGGACGCGGGCGAGGTGGTGTGGTGCGACGAGGCCGGCGTGACCTGCCGCCGCTGGAACTGGCGCCAGGGCCCGCGTACCCGTCTCACCGAGCAGACCGCGTCGGGCATCTTCCTGCTGGAGAGCCTGCCCCCGATGCCGGTGGCCGAGGTGGAGGCGGCGGCGGCCGAACTCGCCGAGCTGCTGGAGAAGTTCAGCCCGGGCGCCGAGGTCACCGTACGGCCGCCCGCGTCATAG
- a CDS encoding flavin reductase family protein codes for MTATSDLGASATVRLASPQLLRSVFRRHAAGVAVITARGDAGPVGFTATSLTSVSAEPPLLSFGVGTGGSSWPAIAATDHVGVHILGEHQEELAATFARSGADRFGAPTAWREGPEGVPVLDGVLAWMVCRVVTRVPAGDHRIVLAEVVLGDPTGVGRPLLYHQGRFGALRD; via the coding sequence ATGACGGCCACGTCCGACCTGGGCGCCTCCGCCACCGTCCGGCTCGCCTCCCCCCAGCTGCTGCGCTCCGTCTTCCGGCGGCACGCGGCGGGCGTCGCGGTGATCACCGCCCGGGGCGACGCCGGTCCGGTCGGCTTCACCGCCACCTCCCTCACCTCCGTCTCCGCCGAGCCCCCGCTGCTCTCCTTCGGCGTCGGCACCGGCGGCTCCAGCTGGCCGGCGATCGCCGCGACCGACCACGTCGGCGTCCACATACTCGGGGAGCACCAGGAGGAACTGGCCGCCACCTTCGCGCGCAGCGGTGCCGACCGCTTCGGAGCGCCGACGGCGTGGCGCGAGGGCCCCGAGGGGGTGCCCGTCCTCGACGGCGTGCTCGCCTGGATGGTGTGCCGGGTCGTCACGCGGGTGCCGGCCGGGGACCACCGCATCGTGCTGGCCGAGGTCGTCCTGGGCGACCCCACGGGCGTCGGCCGTCCGCTTCTCTACCATCAGGGCCGCTTCGGCGCGCTGCGTGATTGA
- a CDS encoding thioredoxin family protein yields the protein MGGCGEDRRLGAAELGEDLGARATLVQFSSAFCAPCRATRRVLGEVARMVPGVAHVEVDAEARLDLVRELGILRTPTVLVLDADGRVVRRAAGQPRTADVIAALGEAL from the coding sequence GTGGGGGGATGTGGCGAGGACAGGCGGCTCGGGGCGGCCGAACTCGGTGAGGACCTCGGCGCGCGTGCCACGCTGGTGCAGTTCTCCAGCGCCTTCTGCGCACCCTGCCGGGCGACCAGGAGAGTCCTCGGCGAGGTGGCCCGCATGGTCCCCGGCGTGGCGCACGTCGAGGTCGACGCCGAGGCCCGGCTCGACCTCGTGCGCGAACTCGGAATCCTCAGGACGCCGACCGTGCTCGTCCTCGACGCGGACGGCCGCGTGGTACGGCGGGCCGCCGGACAGCCGCGCACGGCGGACGTCATCGCGGCCCTGGGGGAGGCGTTGTGA
- a CDS encoding ROK family protein, with amino-acid sequence MHTDLVAALDIGGTKIAGALVDGRGGILVRAQRPTPAQEDGDTVMRAVAEVLGELGASPLWGRATVLGIGSAGPVDASAGTVSPVNVPGWRGYPLVERARAAAGGLPVELIGDGVAIAAAEHWQGAARGHDNALCMVVSTGVGGGLVLDGRLHPGPTGNSGHIGHISVDLDGDPCPCGSRGCVERIASGPNIARRALDHGWRPGPDGDTSAAAVAAAARAGDPVAMASFARAARALAAGIAATATLVEIDIAVIGGGVAKAGEVLLAPLRRALADYATLSFVRRLTVAPAQMGTDAGLVGAAAAALAARTGVTAAGV; translated from the coding sequence ATGCACACCGACCTCGTGGCTGCGCTGGACATCGGCGGCACCAAGATCGCCGGAGCGCTGGTGGACGGCCGCGGCGGCATCCTGGTGCGCGCGCAGCGCCCGACGCCCGCGCAGGAGGACGGGGACACCGTGATGCGGGCCGTGGCGGAGGTACTCGGTGAGCTGGGAGCGTCGCCGCTGTGGGGGCGTGCCACGGTCCTGGGTATCGGCAGCGCGGGCCCGGTGGACGCCTCCGCGGGCACGGTCAGTCCGGTCAACGTGCCCGGCTGGCGGGGCTATCCGCTGGTCGAGCGGGCCCGTGCCGCGGCCGGCGGCCTGCCCGTGGAGCTGATCGGCGACGGTGTGGCGATCGCGGCGGCCGAGCACTGGCAGGGTGCCGCCCGCGGACACGACAACGCGCTGTGCATGGTCGTCTCCACCGGCGTCGGCGGCGGCCTGGTCCTCGACGGGCGGCTGCACCCCGGCCCGACCGGCAACTCCGGACACATCGGCCACATCAGCGTCGACCTCGACGGCGACCCGTGCCCGTGCGGTTCGCGGGGCTGCGTGGAGCGCATCGCGAGCGGCCCGAACATCGCTCGCCGGGCCCTGGACCACGGCTGGCGCCCGGGTCCCGACGGCGACACCTCGGCCGCCGCGGTGGCCGCCGCAGCCCGCGCCGGGGACCCGGTCGCCATGGCTTCCTTCGCCCGCGCCGCCCGCGCCCTGGCCGCGGGCATCGCCGCCACCGCGACCCTGGTCGAGATCGACATCGCGGTGATCGGCGGGGGAGTGGCCAAGGCGGGGGAGGTGCTCCTCGCCCCGCTGCGCCGGGCCCTGGCCGACTACGCCACCCTCTCCTTCGTACGGCGTCTGACGGTCGCCCCGGCCCAGATGGGCACGGACGCCGGCCTGGTGGGAGCGGCGGCGGCAGCGCTCGCGGCGCGAACGGGCGTGACGGCGGCCGGGGTCTGA
- a CDS encoding transglutaminase domain-containing protein — translation MELIQNTPDLSAYLAADEVIDHEHPMVRETAARLAEGVADSYAYARSAYEFVRDGIPHSQDSGDPRVTWRASDVLRLRTGICYAKAHALAALLRAEDIPTALCYQRLTHDGDGGHVVHGLIAVRFNGAWHRQDPRGNKPGVDARFSLTGERLAFVPDPKSNELDYPVLYAEPHPAVLAALTAAPDRPRLWKTLPAAL, via the coding sequence ATGGAGCTGATCCAGAACACCCCTGACCTGTCTGCATATTTGGCCGCCGACGAGGTGATCGACCATGAGCACCCGATGGTCCGCGAGACGGCTGCCCGTCTCGCCGAGGGGGTGGCAGACTCGTATGCCTATGCACGGTCCGCGTACGAGTTCGTGCGCGACGGCATCCCGCACTCGCAGGACTCCGGCGACCCGCGCGTCACCTGGCGGGCCTCCGACGTCCTCCGGCTGCGCACCGGCATCTGCTACGCCAAGGCCCATGCCCTGGCGGCGCTGCTGCGGGCCGAGGACATCCCGACGGCGCTGTGCTACCAGCGGCTGACGCACGACGGCGACGGCGGGCACGTGGTGCACGGACTGATCGCCGTCCGGTTCAACGGAGCCTGGCACCGGCAGGACCCGCGCGGCAACAAGCCGGGCGTCGACGCCCGGTTCTCCCTCACCGGTGAGCGCCTGGCCTTCGTACCGGATCCGAAGTCCAACGAGCTGGACTATCCGGTGCTGTACGCTGAACCGCACCCGGCCGTGCTGGCCGCCCTCACGGCCGCTCCGGACCGGCCGCGGCTGTGGAAGACGCTCCCTGCCGCACTCTGA
- a CDS encoding 1-acyl-sn-glycerol-3-phosphate acyltransferase has translation MAELVYRPVIGLARTMFKAWDLKIDCRGSENIPRTGGAVLVSNHISYLDFVFNGLAALPQKRLVRFMAKESVFRHRISGPLMRGMKHIPVDRANGEAAYARALDSLRSGEVIGVFPEATISESFTLKSFKSGAARLAQEAGVPLIPMAVWGTQRLWTKGHPRNFKRSHIPVTIRVGEAMEASREQYAGALTRRLRERVQELLEAAQRAYPVRPRSADDTWWMPAHLGGTAPTPDQLRTAGAH, from the coding sequence ATGGCAGAGCTCGTCTACCGCCCCGTCATCGGTCTCGCCCGCACGATGTTCAAGGCGTGGGACCTCAAGATCGACTGCCGGGGCTCGGAGAACATCCCGCGCACGGGCGGCGCCGTGCTGGTGAGCAATCACATCAGCTATCTGGACTTCGTCTTCAACGGGCTCGCGGCGCTCCCGCAGAAGCGCCTGGTGCGTTTCATGGCCAAGGAGTCGGTCTTCCGGCACCGGATCTCCGGTCCCCTGATGCGCGGCATGAAGCACATCCCGGTGGACCGCGCCAACGGTGAGGCGGCGTACGCGCGAGCGCTGGACTCGCTGCGGTCCGGCGAGGTGATCGGGGTGTTCCCGGAGGCCACGATCTCCGAGTCGTTCACGCTGAAGAGCTTCAAGTCGGGCGCGGCACGCCTCGCGCAGGAGGCGGGTGTTCCGCTGATCCCGATGGCCGTCTGGGGCACGCAGCGGCTGTGGACCAAGGGCCACCCGCGCAACTTCAAGCGCAGCCACATCCCAGTCACGATCCGCGTGGGCGAGGCCATGGAGGCCTCCCGCGAGCAGTACGCGGGCGCCCTCACCCGCCGGCTGCGCGAACGCGTCCAGGAGCTCCTGGAGGCCGCCCAGCGCGCCTACCCGGTCCGCCCCCGGTCTGCCGACGACACCTGGTGGATGCCCGCCCACCTCGGCGGCACGGCCCCCACCCCGGACCAGCTCCGCACGGCCGGGGCGCACTGA